Proteins from one Salinispora arenicola genomic window:
- a CDS encoding acyl-CoA dehydrogenase family protein yields MTVDRILPTDEAQDLLDLVTEIADRELAPKAAGHEERAEFPREVLRTLGRAGLLGLPYGEEYGGAAQPYEVYLQVLEILASRWLAVAEAVSVHTLSCYPLAEYGTPQQRKRLLPDLIGGEQLGAYCLSEPQGGSDAAGLTTRAARDGDGYVVSGTKAWITHAHVADFFNIFCRTGGAGARGISCLLADRSMPGIQPQVAERTMGLHASPVAQIAFDETRVPADRLIGGEGEGFGIAMSALDSGRLGIAACAVGLAQAALDYAVGYARERQQFGRAIVDFQGLGFMLADAATQISAARALMLTAARLRDAGRPYSIEAAKAKLFATDVAMRVTIDAVQVLGGAGYVADHPVERYMREAKVLQIVEGTNQIQRVVISRALAKG; encoded by the coding sequence ATGACTGTCGACCGGATCCTGCCCACCGACGAGGCCCAGGACCTACTGGACCTGGTTACCGAGATCGCCGATCGGGAACTCGCGCCGAAGGCCGCCGGCCACGAGGAGCGCGCCGAGTTTCCCCGGGAGGTGCTGCGTACCCTGGGCCGGGCGGGCCTGCTCGGCCTGCCGTACGGGGAGGAGTACGGCGGCGCCGCCCAGCCGTACGAGGTCTATCTGCAGGTGTTGGAGATCCTGGCCAGTCGGTGGCTCGCGGTTGCCGAGGCGGTCAGCGTCCACACCCTGTCCTGCTACCCGCTCGCCGAGTACGGCACGCCGCAACAGCGGAAGCGGCTGCTGCCTGACCTTATCGGTGGGGAACAGCTGGGGGCGTACTGTCTGTCCGAGCCGCAGGGCGGTTCGGATGCCGCCGGTCTGACCACCCGGGCCGCGCGAGACGGCGACGGGTACGTCGTGTCCGGCACGAAGGCGTGGATCACGCACGCCCACGTGGCGGACTTCTTCAACATCTTCTGCCGTACCGGTGGTGCCGGGGCGCGGGGTATCTCCTGTCTGCTCGCCGACCGGAGCATGCCCGGCATCCAGCCGCAGGTGGCGGAGCGCACGATGGGGCTGCACGCCTCCCCGGTGGCGCAGATTGCCTTCGACGAGACGCGGGTGCCGGCGGACCGGCTGATCGGCGGGGAGGGTGAGGGCTTCGGCATCGCGATGTCCGCGTTGGACTCGGGCCGGTTGGGTATCGCCGCCTGCGCGGTTGGTCTGGCGCAGGCGGCGCTGGACTATGCGGTCGGCTACGCCCGGGAACGGCAGCAGTTCGGCCGGGCGATCGTCGACTTCCAGGGGCTGGGATTCATGCTCGCCGACGCCGCCACGCAGATCTCGGCGGCCCGGGCCCTGATGTTGACGGCGGCGCGGCTTCGGGACGCCGGCCGGCCGTACTCGATCGAGGCGGCGAAGGCGAAGTTGTTCGCCACTGATGTGGCGATGCGGGTCACCATCGACGCGGTGCAGGTCCTGGGCGGCGCGGGCTACGTCGCCGATCATCCGGTGGAGCGGTACATGCGTGAGGCGAAGGTGCTCCAGATCGTCGAGGGCACCAACCAGATCCAGCGTGTGGTGATCTCCCGCGCCCTCGCGAAGGGCTGA
- a CDS encoding M24 family metallopeptidase, with product MRVGLDELYPPRRLATARRAAAAAGLDALLLSPGSDLRYLTGYDAHPGERLTLLVLPTEAEPTLIVPSLERPAAEASPAPATGVRIVDHSDGTDPYPLVVAALGQPVGAVGLADRMWAEQVLALRAALPEATQRLATEVLSELRVRKSPPEVTALAEAGAAIDAVHRRMGEWLRPGRTEAQVATDIAAAIRATGHARVDFVIVAAGPNGASPHHGTSDRPIGVGEPVVVDIGGTMPSGYRSDCTRTYVAGGRASAEFLDHYAVLHAAQRAGVAAVRPGVRAETVDATTRSVIAAAGLGDAFLHRTGHGIGLDGHEEPYVVAGNSRALEPGMAFSIEPGIYLAGRHGARIEDIVVCTTDGVRRLNTTSTELITL from the coding sequence GTGCGGGTGGGACTCGACGAGCTGTACCCGCCGCGGCGGCTGGCCACCGCCCGGCGCGCCGCCGCGGCGGCGGGCCTCGACGCCCTGCTGCTCAGTCCGGGCTCGGATCTGCGCTACCTGACCGGCTACGACGCCCACCCCGGTGAGCGGCTCACCCTGCTGGTGCTGCCCACCGAGGCGGAGCCGACCCTGATCGTGCCCAGCCTGGAACGCCCCGCGGCCGAAGCATCCCCGGCGCCGGCCACGGGGGTGCGAATCGTCGACCACAGTGACGGCACCGATCCGTACCCGTTGGTCGTGGCCGCCCTCGGGCAGCCGGTCGGTGCAGTCGGCCTGGCCGACCGGATGTGGGCCGAGCAGGTCCTCGCGCTGCGAGCGGCGCTGCCAGAGGCGACCCAGCGGCTCGCCACCGAGGTGCTCAGCGAGCTGCGTGTCCGTAAGTCACCGCCGGAGGTGACGGCGCTGGCCGAGGCCGGTGCGGCAATCGACGCGGTGCACCGGCGGATGGGGGAGTGGCTGCGTCCCGGCCGCACCGAGGCCCAGGTGGCCACCGACATCGCGGCGGCGATCCGGGCGACCGGGCACGCCCGCGTCGACTTCGTCATCGTCGCCGCCGGGCCGAACGGGGCCAGCCCGCACCATGGCACCTCGGACCGGCCGATCGGGGTGGGCGAGCCGGTGGTGGTGGACATCGGCGGGACCATGCCCTCCGGCTACCGTTCCGACTGCACCCGCACCTACGTCGCCGGTGGCCGTGCCTCGGCGGAGTTTCTCGACCACTACGCGGTGCTGCACGCCGCCCAGCGGGCTGGCGTCGCCGCGGTACGCCCCGGCGTGCGCGCCGAGACCGTCGACGCCACCACCCGCTCCGTGATCGCCGCCGCCGGCCTCGGCGACGCGTTCCTGCACCGCACCGGTCACGGCATCGGCCTGGACGGGCACGAGGAGCCGTACGTGGTGGCCGGCAACAGCCGGGCGCTGGAGCCGGGCATGGCGTTCTCGATCGAACCCGGAATCTACCTCGCCGGGCGACATGGCGCCCGGATCGAGGACATCGTCGTCTGCACAACGGACGGCGTACGACGGCTCAACACCACCTCTACGGAGCTCATCACCCTATGA
- a CDS encoding 5'-3' exonuclease encodes MTAPIMLVDAPSLYFRAYFGIPESAATAPGGQPVNAVRGFLDMLASLIRTRGPGRMVCAMDHDWRPDWRVALLPSYKAHRVAPEGGEVVPDTLGPQVPVILDVLDALGIATVGASGYEADDVLGTLSVTQPGPVEVVSGDRDLFQLVDDARGVRLLYIGRGVAKLADCDDTAVRARYGVPAARYADFAALRGDPSDGLPGVPGVGEKTAARLVDRHGDISGVLAALDDPGAGFAPGLRTKLAAARDYLAVAPTVVRVALDVPLPALSTDLPTVPADPDRLLDLAERWNVAGAVRRLVDALAARTD; translated from the coding sequence GTGACAGCCCCGATCATGCTCGTTGATGCGCCCAGCCTCTACTTCCGGGCCTACTTCGGTATCCCCGAGTCCGCCGCCACCGCGCCGGGCGGTCAACCGGTCAACGCCGTTCGCGGCTTCCTCGACATGCTGGCAAGCCTGATCCGCACCCGGGGGCCCGGCCGGATGGTGTGCGCGATGGACCACGACTGGCGGCCCGACTGGCGGGTGGCCCTGCTGCCCTCGTACAAGGCGCACCGGGTGGCGCCGGAAGGCGGTGAGGTAGTCCCGGACACCCTGGGCCCACAGGTGCCGGTGATCCTCGACGTGCTCGACGCGCTGGGCATCGCCACTGTTGGCGCCTCCGGGTACGAGGCCGATGACGTGCTCGGCACCCTCTCGGTCACCCAACCGGGGCCCGTCGAGGTGGTCTCCGGTGACCGCGACCTGTTCCAGCTGGTCGACGACGCCCGCGGGGTGCGGTTGCTCTACATCGGGCGGGGGGTGGCCAAGCTGGCGGACTGCGACGACACCGCGGTCCGGGCCCGCTACGGTGTGCCAGCGGCCCGCTACGCCGACTTCGCCGCGCTGCGCGGCGACCCCAGCGACGGGCTGCCGGGGGTGCCCGGCGTCGGCGAGAAGACGGCGGCCCGGCTCGTTGACCGGCACGGCGACATCTCCGGTGTGCTCGCCGCCCTGGACGATCCCGGTGCGGGATTCGCGCCGGGGCTGCGGACGAAACTGGCCGCCGCGCGGGACTACCTGGCCGTCGCCCCGACGGTGGTCCGGGTCGCCCTCGATGTGCCCCTTCCGGCCCTGTCCACCGACCTGCCGACCGTGCCGGCTGACCCCGATCGGCTGCTCGACCTCGCCGAGCGATGGAACGTCGCCGGTGCCGTCCGGCGCCTGGTCGACGCCCTGGCCGCCCGAACTGATTGA
- a CDS encoding DEAD/DEAH box helicase — protein MSSPAERYAAARRRAAQASQFPVLDEFALDLGVDLDDFQREACQALERGSGVLVCAPTGAGKTVVGEFAVHLALRGGTSAPAQRRKCFYTTPIKALSNQKYHDLVDRHGAAQVGLLTGDNAINGDAPVVVMTTEVLRNMLYAGSATLEGLAYVVMDEVHYLADRFRGGVWEEVIIHLPASVTLVSLSATVSNAEEFADWLVTVRGETAVVVSEHRPVPLWQHMLVGRRMFDLFHDADAARKHDVHPELLRHTRDTLRRLEPGEGRGAGPGGRRGPRWRGPMRPDIVDRLDREGLLPAILFIFSRAGCDAAVQQCLAAGLRLTGPEERAEIRRVVESRITAIPGEDLSVLGYWDWLDGLERGLAAHHAGMLPAFKEVVEELFVRGLVKAVFATETLALGINMPARCVVLERLVKYNGEAHVDLTPGEYTQLTGRAGRRGIDVEGHAVVVWSPETDPRHVAGLASTRTYPLRSSFRPSYNMAVNLVGSVGAEPARALLESSFAQFQADRSVVGLARQVQRNSETIEAYSAEAACQHGDFDGYFAIRVAIADRERALARQGQSQRRAAAVVSLERLRVGDVIRVPSGRRAGLAVVLDPATAGFGEPRPLVLTQDRWAGRVGPGDFTTPAEVLARIRVPKHFNHRSPAARRDLAAEVSGTGLDRHGGRRGGRSRRGGGEDDRLVQLRAELRRHPCHACPEREEHARWAERRRRLEKDTEELRQRVAGRTGSLARTFDRIVALLTARGYLAPDGAVTEAGRTLSRIWTEADLLVAECLRRGVWGGLSPAELAAAVSVVVFEARRDLDERASLPRGAVATAVDETLKLWGEIEADEAARGLAVTREPDLGFAWPVYRWARGEPLAKVLVSGHVDGEMPAGDFVRWARQVVDLLGQLADSGGASAELRSTARQAITAVNRGVLAYQATA, from the coding sequence ATGTCGAGCCCCGCCGAGCGGTACGCCGCGGCGCGTCGCCGGGCCGCGCAGGCCTCCCAGTTCCCGGTGTTGGACGAGTTCGCCCTCGACCTAGGCGTCGACCTCGACGACTTCCAGCGGGAGGCGTGTCAGGCGTTGGAGCGGGGCAGCGGGGTCCTGGTCTGCGCCCCGACCGGTGCCGGCAAGACGGTCGTCGGCGAGTTCGCGGTTCACCTGGCGTTGCGTGGTGGGACCTCGGCCCCTGCCCAACGCCGCAAGTGCTTCTACACCACCCCGATCAAGGCATTGTCAAACCAGAAGTACCACGATCTGGTGGACCGGCACGGTGCCGCGCAGGTCGGGCTGCTCACCGGCGACAACGCGATCAACGGCGATGCGCCCGTGGTGGTGATGACCACCGAGGTGCTGCGCAACATGCTCTACGCCGGCTCGGCGACGTTGGAAGGGCTGGCGTACGTGGTGATGGACGAGGTGCACTACCTCGCCGACCGGTTCCGCGGCGGCGTGTGGGAGGAGGTGATCATCCACCTGCCCGCCTCGGTCACGCTGGTCTCGTTGTCGGCGACGGTGTCCAACGCGGAGGAGTTCGCCGACTGGCTGGTCACGGTGCGCGGGGAGACCGCGGTGGTGGTCAGCGAGCACCGGCCGGTGCCGTTGTGGCAGCACATGCTGGTCGGTCGGCGGATGTTCGACCTGTTCCACGACGCCGACGCCGCCCGCAAGCACGACGTGCATCCGGAGCTGTTGCGCCACACCCGGGACACGTTGCGTCGCCTCGAGCCGGGGGAGGGACGAGGCGCCGGCCCGGGAGGTCGGCGTGGGCCGCGCTGGCGGGGCCCGATGCGTCCCGACATCGTTGACCGCCTCGATCGGGAGGGCCTGCTACCGGCGATCCTGTTCATCTTCAGTCGGGCTGGCTGCGACGCGGCGGTGCAGCAGTGTCTCGCCGCCGGGTTGCGGCTGACCGGCCCGGAGGAGCGGGCCGAGATCCGCCGGGTGGTGGAGAGCCGGATCACCGCGATTCCCGGCGAGGACCTGTCGGTGCTGGGCTACTGGGACTGGCTCGACGGGCTGGAGCGGGGCCTTGCCGCGCACCATGCCGGTATGTTGCCGGCGTTCAAGGAGGTCGTCGAGGAGCTGTTCGTCCGGGGCCTGGTGAAGGCGGTTTTCGCCACCGAGACACTCGCGTTGGGCATCAACATGCCGGCCCGCTGCGTGGTGTTGGAGCGCCTGGTGAAGTACAACGGCGAGGCGCACGTGGACCTGACGCCAGGTGAGTACACGCAGCTCACCGGCCGTGCCGGCCGCCGCGGCATCGACGTGGAGGGGCACGCCGTGGTGGTGTGGTCCCCGGAGACCGACCCGCGGCACGTGGCGGGCCTGGCCTCCACCCGTACGTACCCGCTGCGGTCGAGCTTCCGGCCGTCGTACAACATGGCCGTCAACCTGGTCGGCAGCGTGGGGGCGGAGCCGGCCCGGGCGCTGTTGGAGTCCTCGTTCGCGCAGTTCCAGGCGGACCGGTCGGTGGTCGGGCTGGCGCGACAGGTCCAGCGCAACTCCGAGACGATCGAGGCGTACAGCGCGGAGGCAGCCTGCCAGCACGGCGACTTCGACGGCTACTTCGCGATCCGCGTGGCGATCGCCGACCGAGAACGGGCGTTGGCCCGGCAGGGGCAAAGCCAGCGTAGGGCGGCGGCGGTCGTCTCGTTGGAGCGGTTGCGGGTCGGTGACGTGATCCGGGTGCCGTCCGGCCGGCGAGCCGGGCTGGCGGTGGTGCTGGACCCGGCGACAGCTGGCTTCGGGGAACCTCGTCCGCTGGTCCTGACCCAGGACCGGTGGGCGGGTCGGGTCGGACCCGGCGACTTCACCACCCCAGCAGAGGTGCTTGCCCGGATCCGGGTTCCGAAGCACTTCAACCACCGTTCCCCGGCCGCCCGACGGGACCTGGCCGCAGAGGTCAGCGGCACGGGGCTGGACCGGCACGGCGGCCGGCGGGGCGGCCGGTCGCGGCGCGGCGGCGGGGAGGACGACCGGCTCGTGCAGCTCCGCGCCGAGCTGCGCCGCCACCCGTGTCACGCCTGCCCGGAGCGGGAGGAACACGCTCGCTGGGCGGAGCGTCGCCGACGGCTGGAAAAGGACACCGAGGAACTGCGGCAGCGGGTGGCGGGCCGCACCGGTTCGTTGGCTCGCACCTTTGACCGGATCGTGGCGCTGTTGACGGCCCGCGGCTACCTTGCGCCCGACGGGGCGGTCACCGAGGCCGGTCGGACGCTCAGCCGGATCTGGACGGAGGCGGACCTGCTGGTCGCGGAGTGCCTGCGTCGTGGGGTGTGGGGCGGGCTCAGCCCGGCCGAGCTGGCGGCGGCGGTGTCGGTGGTGGTCTTCGAGGCCCGTCGTGACCTTGACGAGCGGGCGTCGCTGCCGCGGGGCGCGGTGGCGACGGCGGTGGACGAGACGCTGAAGCTCTGGGGAGAAATCGAGGCCGACGAGGCGGCTCGGGGGCTGGCCGTGACCCGGGAGCCGGATCTCGGTTTTGCCTGGCCGGTCTACCGCTGGGCACGAGGGGAGCCACTCGCGAAGGTACTCGTCAGCGGCCACGTGGACGGCGAGATGCCGGCCGGCGACTTCGTCCGCTGGGCGCGGCAGGTCGTGGACCTGCTGGGGCAGCTGGCCGATTCCGGCGGCGCCTCGGCCGAGCTGCGCAGCACCGCGCGGCAGGCCATCACCGCGGTGAACCGTGGGGTCCTCGCCTACCAGGCCACCGCCTGA